Proteins from a genomic interval of Gopherus evgoodei ecotype Sinaloan lineage chromosome 7, rGopEvg1_v1.p, whole genome shotgun sequence:
- the CH25H gene encoding cholesterol 25-hydroxylase has protein sequence MNCSVHHRVLLSYGMEKRLDSVTLQLFWDFVKAKEQLLKSPYFPVLFSFTVYMTFCLPYIALDFLSTKVPAVRKYKIQSLSYPTLGMMVPCMVQCVYHHVVFIFPATLAHWYWRPVDLPVMAPELPRVLLDVTVCLLLFDFQYFLWHLLHHKVPWLYKTFHKVHHKHVSTFALTTQYLSVWELLSLGFFAAINPVLLNCHPLTEMIFFLVNIWLSVEDHSGYEFPWSTNRLMPFGLYGGAPHHDLHHLKFKCNYAPYFTHWDRLFGTLGRAHSQR, from the coding sequence ATGAACTGCAGCGTGCACCACAGAGTGCTGCTCAGTTACGGAATGGAGAAGAGGCTAGACTCAGTCACTCTGCAGCTCTTCTGGGACTTTGTCAAAGCAAAGGAGCAATTGCTGAAGTCACCTTACTTTCCAGTGCTGTTTTCTTTTACAGTTTACATGACTTTCTGTCTTCCTTACATTGCACTGGACTTCTTAAGCACTAAAGTACCAGCTGTGAGAAAATACAAAATCCAGTCTCTGAGTTATCCAACTCTGGGAATGATGGTACCTTGTATGGTTCAATGTGTCTATCATCACGTTGTCTTTATCTTCCCAGCGACACTTGCTCATTGGTACTGGAGACCAGTGGATTTACCAGTAATGGCTCCAGAGCTGCCGAGGGTCCTGCTGGATGTAACTGTTTGCCTGCTTCTCTTTGACTTCCAGTATTTTCTGTGGCATTTGCTTCATCATAAGGTGCCTTGGctctacaagacttttcacaagGTTCATCATAAGCATGTATCTACGTTTGCTCTTACCACACAGTACTTAAGTGTTTGGGAGTTACTTTCACTGGGATTTTTTGctgccataaatccagtgttgcTGAACTGCCATCCTTTGACAGAAATGATTTTCTTCCTTGTTAATATCTGGCTGTCAGTGGAGGATCATTCAGGCTATGAATTTCCATGGTCAACAAACAGACTGATGCCATTTGGCTTGTATGGAGGAGCTCCGCATCACGATCTCCATCACCTGAAGTTCAAGTGTAACTATGCTCCTTACTTCACCCACTGGGACAGACTATTTGGAACACTTGGTCGGGCACATTCACAACGATAA